The Dehalococcoidales bacterium genomic sequence AAATTTTCCACCACACTAGCCTGATCACGGGCTATACACAAAGACGCCACTTTTTCTTTCAGCTTGTGGCAAATTTGCCACAAGCTGGGGAAATAGTCTCTCTAATTGCAGATGTTATCTGCCTTTTGTGGTGGTGGAAAAAATTCCACCACCATATCCTTTTTTGTATTCCCTTTGCAACCACCTACGCAATCTGTCACCGAAGCTTTTCTATATGACCTGGCCCGCGGTCAACAAGATGACGGATTGTATGATGTTAAACTCTCGAAAATATAGCGTCCCTGTTCCGAATACGAGTGGAGGTTATACAACAAACCTTAGGCATGTTCACTCTAGCTAGAGCTAACGATAATTAAGTAGTGGTATTACTACCAGGGTATGTCACACTTCTCTTGGTAATCAATTCCTTCAGCTCTCTACGTGCTCTGGTTAGTAACCCCTCAATCGACTTTGGGGAACGTACCATAATCCGGCTTATCTCTTGAACTGGTATATCTTCAACATACTTGAGAATAAGGACCTGACTGTAGTGCAGGGGTAGGTCTACCAAGGCCTGCTTAATATCGTCAATCTTCTCGCCAGACTCTTCCACTTCGTAACCCGCTTTCCTGTTATCTGAGAGTCGTTCGAGATCAAGATTGTCATTGACCGATTCAACCTGATGCTTTGCCGATCGCTTATGGGATCGGTAGAAATCGGCAACTTTCTTAAGGGCAATGCTATAAAGCCAAGTGTATGCGCTGCTATGGCCTTTAAATTTGTTTGCTGACTTTATGGCGGCTAGGAAAGTCTCCTGAACAATGTCACTGGTTACTTCTCTATTCCTCGCGACCTGATTAAATATAAGTGTGTATATACGTTCAAAA encodes the following:
- a CDS encoding RNA polymerase sigma factor, with translation MSNESKAVADRNAEDAELITRLARGDSQAAVALYEAYFERIYTLIFNQVARNREVTSDIVQETFLAAIKSANKFKGHSSAYTWLYSIALKKVADFYRSHKRSAKHQVESVNDNLDLERLSDNRKAGYEVEESGEKIDDIKQALVDLPLHYSQVLILKYVEDIPVQEISRIMVRSPKSIEGLLTRARRELKELITKRSVTYPGSNTTT